From Pseudopipra pipra isolate bDixPip1 chromosome 13, bDixPip1.hap1, whole genome shotgun sequence, a single genomic window includes:
- the AMER1 gene encoding APC membrane recruitment protein 1, whose product MEMGSLEERACGDQRREEGGDASPEGANNSGEPQPPPPGKLRKTAFKLFGGKRSICTLPSFFGGRGKGQGKKGLSKCKTHDGLSSATSDRAQPDSPLDVHPGPLPCSRSAQLPGDTGARGDLGQQDNSPPGSIEGCDKKPNGDKSSFPRPKKGLKGFFNSIRRHRKSKAAEGERAELPEWNRDLEEPSSAPGVAVESRGAAESRGAGPVPVPTACPGGEPGCGEAPEPSCPVAEGGNSKGDAVVVVPGDGDAPDTKSEADTATCAEFDRDSLLLAFHPDLMDSEPPCLHSGDLLNLILGDVTSLKSFDSLTGCGDDIAEPDIAESSISVERSREAAKRSSCLVTYQGGGEEMAIPEEAEEYLHQVWDGSMRGDRSYGAQVSRSSLETHASHEGDAHPYMGDPMDGVDLLTPQSDQQESAPNSDEGYYDSTTPGLEDEAGEELKKDRLPRDSYSGDALYEFDALMSPSHGEESLFEGKGPRPGIFSYFMDFCLPAEKSLIQQMMDQKRGVMETEEEGLAALQKELLYWELQREPVLKRLDVSSKEERPREKQCIECKTRAASSSGKSQSGLGGEQVASHAPNWAVNGGVPVARAENPEWRDFPGTLCPENCYNSQKAPGSCLIQLTKNTPGFDSDPDCGLFGDSIPAKAGIFPDYRAQPTPGEPQVGSEPEHAVSFSQALVEFASSGTLFSSLSESLGSSASSSSFTQNLPALPTMVTFDVVDVEQEGEGECEQHPELSEDIAEAFDDGYGQKESLAECDERMSPGFSLGSFQSCNWGVASLPRHLRLHGLSPSMPAPLSMDRRSRSLDTESLEFELAEPQAARSGPQPCRLWARQEGSRKDSGGARRSRSKEEGEPAALEGGLSWPGLQHLQRGSDGGGMELWGFAPVGAMESVWDPSEEPGTVSPFPPLSGEALDRRPQEPELPRHALRPSNLPLQPEARRAREAAGSYRYHGEVPRLSRLVPLGETELPPNFGFACSPEKRSKGKPVGIAQGMPQHPGRSAGPAESPERCMEPLKGRGTPGHCRGTTLDVTDAE is encoded by the coding sequence atggAGATGGGCAGCCTGGAGGAGCGGGCCTGCGGTGACCAGCGGCGGGAGGAGGGCGGGGATGCGTCTCCCGAGGGTGCCAATAACTCCGGGGAGCCGCAGCCTCCGCCGCCCGGGAAGCTGCGGAAAACTGCCTTCAAGCTGTTCGGGGGCAAGAGGAGCATCTGCACCCTGCCCAGCTTCTTCGGTGGCCGGGGCAAGGGCCAGGGCAAGAAGGGGCTCAGCAAGTGCAAGACCCATGATGGGCTGAGCAGTGCCACGTCTGACAGGGCCCAGCCCGACAGCCCCTTGGATGTGCATCCTGGCCCCCTGCCGTGCTCCCGCAGCGCTCAGCTGCCCGGGGACACCGGAGCCAGGGGGGACTTGGGCCAGCAGGACAACTCTCCCCCTGGGAGCATCGAGGGCTGTGACAAAAAGCCCAATGGGGACAAGTCCTCCTTTCCCAGGCCCAAAAAAGGCCTGAAGGGGTTTTTTAACAGCATCCGACGGCACCGGAAGAGCAAGGCTGCAGAGGGTGAGAGGGCAGAGCTTCCCGAGTGGAACAGGGACCTCGAggagcccagcagtgccccaggGGTGGCAGTGGAGAGCCGGGGGGCCGCAGAGAGCAGGGGGGCAGGGCCAgtccctgtgcccacagccTGCCCGGGGGGTGAGCCTGGCTGTGGGGAGGCCCctgagccctcctgccctgtggCTGAAGGGGGCAACTCCAAGGGCGATGCAGTGGTGGTGGTGCCAGGAGATGGGGATGCTCCAGATACGAAATCGGAGGCTGACACTGCCACCTGCGCTGAGTTTGACCGTGACAGTCTGCTGCTGGCCTTCCACCCAGACCTCATGGACAGCGAGCCTCCCTGCCTGCACTCCGGTGACCTGCTGAACCTCATCCTGGGAGACGTCACCTCCCTGAAGAGCTTCGACTCCCTGACAGGCTGCGGGGACGACATCGCCGAGCCTGACATTGCCGAGAGCAGCATCTCGGTGGAGCGCAGCAGGGAGGCTGCCAAGCGCAGCTCCTGCCTGGTCACCTACCAGGGTGGCGGGGAGGAGATGGCCATTCCTGAGGAGGCCGAGGAGTACTTGCACCAGGTGTGGGATGGCAGCATGCGAGGGGACAGGAGCTACGGGGCCCAGGTGTCCCGCAGCAGCCTGGAGACACACGCCTCGCACGAGGGGGACGCCCACCCCTACATGGGCGACCCCATGGACGGTGTCGATCTCCTGACACCCCAGAGTGACCAGCAAGAGTCTGCCCCAAACAGTGACGAGGGTTATTATGACTCCACGACGCCAGGGCTGGAGGATGAGGCTGGAGAGGAGCTCAAGAAGGACCGTCTGCCCCGGGACAGCTACAGCGGCGATGCACTTTATGAGTTTGACGCGCTGATGAGCCCCTCTCATGGGGAGGAATCGCTGTTTGAGGGCAAAGGCCCCCGCCCGGGCATCTTCAGCTACTTCATGGACTTCTGCCTCCCTGCGGAGAAGAGCCTGATCCAGCAGATGATGGATCAGAAAAGAGGGGTGATGGAAACAGAGGAGGAAGGTCTTGCGgcccttcagaaggagctgctgtactgggagctgcagagggagccGGTCCTGAAACGTCTGGATGTTTCCAGCAAGGAGGAGCGTCCCCGGGAAAAGCAGTGCATTGAATGTAAAACCAGAGCAGCCAGCTCCAGTGGCAAGAGTCAGAGTGGCCTTGGCGGTGAGCAGGTGGCCTCACACGCCCCGAACTGGGCTGTGAATGGTGGGGTTCCGGTGGCTAGAGCTGAAAATCCAGAGTGGAGGGATTTTCCAGGGACTCTGTGTCCAGAAAACTGTTACAACAGCCAAAAAGCCCCAGGAAGTTGCCTTATTCAGCTCACGAAGAACACCCCGGGGTTCGATTCGGACCCGGATTGTGGGTTGTTTGGGGACTCCatcccagccaaggcagggaTATTCCCTGACTACAGAGCGCAGCCCACTCCCGGTGAGCCCCAGGTGGGCAGCGAGCCTGAGCACGCCGTGAGCTTCTCCCAGGCGCTGGTGGAGTTTGCCAGCAGCGGAaccctcttctccagcctctctgAAAGCCTGGGGAGCTCGGCCTCCAGCTCCTCTTTCACCCAGAACCTCCCCGCCCTCCCCACCATGGTCACCTTCGATGTGGTGGACgtggagcaggagggggaaggggagtgTGAGCAGCACCCAGAGCTGAGCGAGGACATTGCCGAGGCCTTTGACGACGGCTATGGACAGAAGGAGTCGTTGGCTGAATGTGACGAGAGAATGTCCCCGGGGTtctccctgggctccttccAGAGCTGCAACTGGGGGGTGGCCAGCTTGCCCCGCCACCTGCGCCTCCACGGGCTCAGCCCCTCCATGCCGGCACCGCTCTCCATGGACCGGCGGAGCCGCTCCCTGGACACAGAGAGCCTGGAGTTCGAGCTGGCCGAGCCACAGGCTGCCCGGAGCGGCCCGCAGCCCTGCCGGCTCTGGGCCCggcaggagggcagcaggaaggacTCGGGCGGAGCGCggaggagcaggagcaaggAGGAGGGCGAGCCGGCGGCCCTGGAGGGCGGGCTGAGCTGGCCGggcctgcagcacctgcagcGCGGCAGTGACGGCGGTGGGATGGAGCTCTGGGGCTTCGCTCCGGTTGGCGCCATGGAGAGCGTGTGGGACCCGTCCGAGGAGCCAGGCACCGTGTCCCCTTTCCCGCCTCTCTCTGGGGAGGCTCTGGACAGGCGGCCCCAAGAGCCGGAGCTGCCCCGGCATGCGCTCCGCCCCTCCAacctgcccctgcagcccgaggcgcggcgggcgcgggagGCAGCGGGGTCCTACCGGTACCATGGAGAGGTCCCCAGGCTGTCCCGCCTGGTACCCCTGGGAGAAACGGAGCTGCCCCCGAACTTCGGCTTTGCCTGCTCCCCAGAGAAGCGCTCCAAGGGCAAGCCCGTGGGCATCGCCCAGGGCATGCCTCAGCATCCTGGCAGGAGTGCCGGCCCTGCAGAGAGCCCAGAGCGCTGCATGGAGCCCCTGAAGGGCAGGGGCACCCCCGGGCACTGCCGCGGCACCACCCTCGATGTCACCGACGCAGAGTAG
- the ASB12 gene encoding ankyrin repeat and SOCS box protein 12 → MGDRPPKMSLMDINKMFSMLQPRDDEQEDDGESEELSRAVSEDDCETLHRLLSQDRYKRLINRRSGWGVPSTPLRLAAARGCVRSLRVLLAHGAEVDGLDVKAQTPLFVAVSNGHRECVEALLDAGASPAGSIYNNCSPLLLAARDGNEDILRQLLEHGAEPNVQARLPQWAANSVSCSGPLYLAATYRHLECFRLLLLHGADPDYNCTDQGVIAQIKEPKTLLETCLRHGCHSKFIKLLIDFGANVYLPNMPVDGPAPHSEGLELLLQARAHPKSLLSQSRLAMRRILKQPVHLSTLRELEIPTVLANYLQHQP, encoded by the exons ATGGGCGACAGACCCCCGAAAATGAGCCTGATGGACATCAACAAAATGTTCTCCATGCTCCAGCCCAGGGATGACGAGCAGGAGGACGACGGGGAGAGCGAGGAGCTGAGCCGGGCAGTGTCTGAGGACGACTGTGAAACGCTGCATCGCCTCCTGTCCCAGGACAGGTACAAGAGGCTCATCAACCGCCGGAGCggctggggggtccccagcacccccctgcGCCTGGCGGCCGCGCGGGGCTGCGTGCGGAGCCTGCGGGTGCTGCTGGCCCACGGGGCCGAGGTGGACGGCCTGGACGTGAAGGCCCAGACCCCGCTGTTCGTGGCTGTCAGCAATGGCCACCGCGAGTGCGTGGAGGCCCTGCTGGATGCCGGGGCCAGTCCCGCAGGCAGCATCTACAACAACTGCTCCCCGCTGCTCCTCGCGGCCAGGGACGGCAACGAGGACATCCTGcggcagctcctggagcacgGAGCAGAGCCCAACGTCCAGGCCAGGCTGCCCCAGTGGGCGGCCAACTCAGTGTCCTGTTCTGGACCCCTGTACCTGGCGGCCACCTACAGGCACCTGGAGTGCTTCAGACTGCTGCTCCTCCACGGGGCCGACCCTGACTACAACTGCACGGATCAGGGGGTGATCGCCCAGATCAAGGAGCCCAAGACCCTGCTGGAGACGTGCCTGAGGCACGGCTGCCATAGCAAGTTCATCAAGCTGCTCATTGACTTTGGAGCCAACGTGTACCTGCCCAACATGCCCGTGGATGGGCCGGCACCACACAGcgaggggctggagctgctgctgcaggccaGAG CTCATCCCAagtccctgctctcccagtcCCGACTGGCCATGAGGCGAATCCTGAAGCAGCCTGTCCACCTGTCCACCCTCAGAGAGCTGGAAATCCCCACAGTCCTGGCCAACTATCTGCAGCACCAGCCGTGA